One Oncorhynchus keta strain PuntledgeMale-10-30-2019 chromosome 23, Oket_V2, whole genome shotgun sequence DNA segment encodes these proteins:
- the LOC118401838 gene encoding uncharacterized protein LOC118401838 isoform X15, with protein MERSLLGSLIKYNQQPPEPPHQQVKPPQQPHQQVKPPQPPHQQVKPPQPPHQQVKPPQPPHQQVKPPQPPHQQVKPPQPPHQQVKPPQQPHQQVQPPQPPHQQVKPPQPPHQQVQPTQQAHQKHSPPQPPHQQVKPPQPPHQQVKPPQPPHQRPPQLPHQQVKPPQPPHQRPPQLPHQQVQPPQPPHQRPPQLPHQQVKPPQQPHQQPPPPKAPHQLLQPPQPPHQQPPPPKAPHQLLQPPQPPHQQPPPPKAPHQLLQPPQPPHQQLPPPK; from the exons ATGGAGAGGAGTCTCCTCGGATCCCTCATAAAATACAATCAACAGCCCCCAGAACCACCACACCAGCAGGTGAAGCCTCCACAGCAACCACACCAGCAGGTGAAGCCTCCACAGCCACCACACCAGCAGGTGAAGCCTCCACAGCCACCACACCAGCAG GTGAAGCCTCCACAGCCACCACACCAGCAGGTGAAGCCTCCACAGCCACCACACCAGCAG GTGAAGCCTCCACAGCCACCACACCAGCAGGTGAAGCCTCCACAGCAACCACACCAGCAGGTGCAGCCTCCACAGCCACCACACCAGCAGGTGAAGCCTCCACAGCCACCACACCAGCAGGTGCAGCCTACACAGCAAGCACACCAAAAACATTCACCTCCACAGCCACCACACCAGCAGGTGAAGCCTCCACAGCCACCACACCAGCAGGTGAAGCCTCCACAGCCACCACACCAGCGGCCTCCACAACTACCACACCAGCAGGTGAAGCCTCCACAGCCACCACACCAGCGGCCTCCACAACTACCACACCAGCAG GTGCAGCCTCCACAGCCACCACACCAGCGGCCTCCACAACTACCACACCAGCAG GTGAAGCCTCCACAGCAACCACACCAACAGCCTCCACCTCCAAAAGCCCCACACCAGTTGCTGCAGCCTCCACAGCCACCACACCAACAGCCTCCACCTCCAAAAGCCCCACACCAGCTGCTGCAGCCTCCACAGCCACCACACCAACAGCCTCCACCTCCAAAAGCCCCACACCAGCTGCTGCAGCCTCCACAGCCACCACATCAACAGCTTCCACCTCCAAAATGA
- the LOC118401838 gene encoding uncharacterized protein LOC118401838 isoform X7 — MERSLLGSLIKYNQQPPEPPHQQVKPPQQPHQQVKPPQPPHQQVKPPQPPHQQVKPPQQPHQQVKPPQQPHQQVKPPQPPHQQVKPTQQPHQQVKPPQQPHQQVKPPQQPHQQVKPPQQPHQQVKPPQPPHQQVKPPQPPHQQVKPPQPPHQQVKPPQQPHQQVQPPQPPHQQVKPPQPPHQQVKPPQPPHQQVKPPQPPHQRPPQLPHQQVKPPQPPHQRPPQLPHQQVQPPQPPHQRPPQLPHQQVKPPQQPHQQPPPPKAPHQLLQPPQPPHQQPPPPKAPHQLLQPPQPPHQQPPPPKAPHQLLQPPQPPHQQLPPPK; from the exons ATGGAGAGGAGTCTCCTCGGATCCCTCATAAAATACAATCAACAGCCCCCAGAACCACCACACCAGCAGGTGAAGCCTCCACAGCAACCACACCAGCAGGTGAAGCCTCCACAGCCACCACACCAGCAGGTGAAGCCTCCACAGCCACCACACCAGCAGGTGAAGCCTCCACAGCAACCACACCAGCAGGTGAAGCCTCCACAGCAACCACACCAGCAGGTGAAGCCTCCACAGCCACCACACCAGCAGGTGAAGCCTACACAGCAACCACACCAGCAGGTGAAGCCTCCACAGCAACCACACCAGCAGGTGAAGCCTCCACAGCAACCACACCAGCAGGTGAAGCCTCCACAGCAACCACACCAGCAG GTGAAGCCTCCACAGCCACCACACCAGCAGGTGAAGCCTCCACAGCCACCACACCAGCAG GTGAAGCCTCCACAGCCACCACACCAGCAGGTGAAGCCTCCACAGCAACCACACCAGCAGGTGCAGCCTCCACAGCCACCACACCAGCAGGTGAAGCCTCCACAGCCACCACACCAGCAG GTGAAGCCTCCACAGCCACCACACCAGCAGGTGAAGCCTCCACAGCCACCACACCAGCGGCCTCCACAACTACCACACCAGCAGGTGAAGCCTCCACAGCCACCACACCAGCGGCCTCCACAACTACCACACCAGCAG GTGCAGCCTCCACAGCCACCACACCAGCGGCCTCCACAACTACCACACCAGCAG GTGAAGCCTCCACAGCAACCACACCAACAGCCTCCACCTCCAAAAGCCCCACACCAGTTGCTGCAGCCTCCACAGCCACCACACCAACAGCCTCCACCTCCAAAAGCCCCACACCAGCTGCTGCAGCCTCCACAGCCACCACACCAACAGCCTCCACCTCCAAAAGCCCCACACCAGCTGCTGCAGCCTCCACAGCCACCACATCAACAGCTTCCACCTCCAAAATGA
- the LOC118401838 gene encoding uncharacterized protein LOC118401838 isoform X12 yields MERSLLGSLIKYNQQPPEPPHQQVKPPQQPHQQVKPPQPPHQQVKPPQQPHQQVKPPQQPHQQVKPPQQPHQQVKPPQQPHQQVKPPQPPHQQVKPPQPPHQQVKPPQPPHQQVKPPQQPHQQVQPPQPPHQQVKPPQPPHQQVQPTQQAHQKHSPPQPPHQQVKPPQPPHQQVKPPQPPHQRPPQLPHQQVKPPQPPHQRPPQLPHQQVQPPQPPHQRPPQLPHQQVKPPQQPHQQPPPPKAPHQLLQPPQPPHQQPPPPKAPHQLLQPPQPPHQQPPPPKAPHQLLQPPQPPHQQLPPPK; encoded by the exons ATGGAGAGGAGTCTCCTCGGATCCCTCATAAAATACAATCAACAGCCCCCAGAACCACCACACCAGCAGGTGAAGCCTCCACAGCAACCACACCAGCAGGTGAAGCCTCCACAGCCACCACACCAGCAG GTGAAGCCTCCACAGCAACCACACCAGCAGGTGAAGCCTCCACAGCAACCACACCAGCAG GTGAAGCCTCCACAGCAACCACACCAGCAGGTGAAGCCTCCACAGCAACCACACCAGCAG GTGAAGCCTCCACAGCCACCACACCAGCAGGTGAAGCCTCCACAGCCACCACACCAGCAG GTGAAGCCTCCACAGCCACCACACCAGCAGGTGAAGCCTCCACAGCAACCACACCAGCAGGTGCAGCCTCCACAGCCACCACACCAGCAGGTGAAGCCTCCACAGCCACCACACCAGCAGGTGCAGCCTACACAGCAAGCACACCAAAAACATTCACCTCCACAGCCACCACACCAGCAGGTGAAGCCTCCACAGCCACCACACCAGCAGGTGAAGCCTCCACAGCCACCACACCAGCGGCCTCCACAACTACCACACCAGCAGGTGAAGCCTCCACAGCCACCACACCAGCGGCCTCCACAACTACCACACCAGCAG GTGCAGCCTCCACAGCCACCACACCAGCGGCCTCCACAACTACCACACCAGCAG GTGAAGCCTCCACAGCAACCACACCAACAGCCTCCACCTCCAAAAGCCCCACACCAGTTGCTGCAGCCTCCACAGCCACCACACCAACAGCCTCCACCTCCAAAAGCCCCACACCAGCTGCTGCAGCCTCCACAGCCACCACACCAACAGCCTCCACCTCCAAAAGCCCCACACCAGCTGCTGCAGCCTCCACAGCCACCACATCAACAGCTTCCACCTCCAAAATGA
- the LOC118401838 gene encoding uncharacterized protein LOC118401838 isoform X5 — MERSLLGSLIKYNQQPPEPPHQQVKPPQQPHQQVKPPQPPHQQVKPPQQPHQQVKPPQQPHQQVKPPQPPHQQVKPTQQPHQQVKPPQQPHQQVKPPQQPHQQVKPPQQPHQQVKPPQPPHQQVKPPQPPHQQVKPPQPPHQQVKPPQQPHQQVQPPQPPHQQVKPPQPPHQQVQPTQQAHQKHSPPQPPHQQVKPPQPPHQQVKPPQPPHQRPPQLPHQQVKPPQPPHQRPPQLPHQQVQPPQPPHQRPPQLPHQQVKPPQQPHQQPPPPKAPHQLLQPPQPPHQQPPPPKAPHQLLQPPQPPHQQPPPPKAPHQLLQPPQPPHQQLPPPK; from the exons ATGGAGAGGAGTCTCCTCGGATCCCTCATAAAATACAATCAACAGCCCCCAGAACCACCACACCAGCAGGTGAAGCCTCCACAGCAACCACACCAGCAGGTGAAGCCTCCACAGCCACCACACCAGCAG GTGAAGCCTCCACAGCAACCACACCAGCAGGTGAAGCCTCCACAGCAACCACACCAGCAGGTGAAGCCTCCACAGCCACCACACCAGCAGGTGAAGCCTACACAGCAACCACACCAGCAGGTGAAGCCTCCACAGCAACCACACCAGCAGGTGAAGCCTCCACAGCAACCACACCAGCAGGTGAAGCCTCCACAGCAACCACACCAGCAG GTGAAGCCTCCACAGCCACCACACCAGCAGGTGAAGCCTCCACAGCCACCACACCAGCAG GTGAAGCCTCCACAGCCACCACACCAGCAGGTGAAGCCTCCACAGCAACCACACCAGCAGGTGCAGCCTCCACAGCCACCACACCAGCAGGTGAAGCCTCCACAGCCACCACACCAGCAGGTGCAGCCTACACAGCAAGCACACCAAAAACATTCACCTCCACAGCCACCACACCAGCAGGTGAAGCCTCCACAGCCACCACACCAGCAGGTGAAGCCTCCACAGCCACCACACCAGCGGCCTCCACAACTACCACACCAGCAGGTGAAGCCTCCACAGCCACCACACCAGCGGCCTCCACAACTACCACACCAGCAG GTGCAGCCTCCACAGCCACCACACCAGCGGCCTCCACAACTACCACACCAGCAG GTGAAGCCTCCACAGCAACCACACCAACAGCCTCCACCTCCAAAAGCCCCACACCAGTTGCTGCAGCCTCCACAGCCACCACACCAACAGCCTCCACCTCCAAAAGCCCCACACCAGCTGCTGCAGCCTCCACAGCCACCACACCAACAGCCTCCACCTCCAAAAGCCCCACACCAGCTGCTGCAGCCTCCACAGCCACCACATCAACAGCTTCCACCTCCAAAATGA
- the LOC118401838 gene encoding ice-structuring glycoprotein-like isoform X1 codes for MDHLRPHGEESPRIPHKIQSTAPRTTTPAGEASTATTPAGEASTATTPAGEASTATTPAGEASTATTPAGEASTATTPAGEASTATTPAGEAYTATTPAGEASTATTPAGEASTATTPAGEASTATTPAGEASTATTPAGEASTATTPAGEASTATTPAGEASTATTPAGAASTATTPAGEASTATTPAGAAYTASTPKTFTSTATTPAGEASTATTPAGEASTATTPAASTTTTPAGEASTATTPAASTTTTPAGAASTATTPAASTTTTPAGEASTATTPTASTSKSPTPVAAASTATTPTASTSKSPTPAAAASTATTPTASTSKSPTPAAAASTATTSTASTSKMIP; via the exons ATGGATCACCTGAGGCCTCATGGAGAGGAGTCTCCTCGGATCCCTCATAAAATACAATCAACAGCCCCCAGAACCACCACACCAGCAGGTGAAGCCTCCACAGCAACCACACCAGCAGGTGAAGCCTCCACAGCCACCACACCAGCAGGTGAAGCCTCCACAGCCACCACACCAGCAGGTGAAGCCTCCACAGCAACCACACCAGCAGGTGAAGCCTCCACAGCAACCACACCAGCAGGTGAAGCCTCCACAGCCACCACACCAGCAGGTGAAGCCTACACAGCAACCACACCAGCAGGTGAAGCCTCCACAGCAACCACACCAGCAGGTGAAGCCTCCACAGCAACCACACCAGCAGGTGAAGCCTCCACAGCAACCACACCAGCAG GTGAAGCCTCCACAGCCACCACACCAGCAGGTGAAGCCTCCACAGCCACCACACCAGCAG GTGAAGCCTCCACAGCCACCACACCAGCAGGTGAAGCCTCCACAGCAACCACACCAGCAGGTGCAGCCTCCACAGCCACCACACCAGCAGGTGAAGCCTCCACAGCCACCACACCAGCAGGTGCAGCCTACACAGCAAGCACACCAAAAACATTCACCTCCACAGCCACCACACCAGCAGGTGAAGCCTCCACAGCCACCACACCAGCAGGTGAAGCCTCCACAGCCACCACACCAGCGGCCTCCACAACTACCACACCAGCAGGTGAAGCCTCCACAGCCACCACACCAGCGGCCTCCACAACTACCACACCAGCAG GTGCAGCCTCCACAGCCACCACACCAGCGGCCTCCACAACTACCACACCAGCAG GTGAAGCCTCCACAGCAACCACACCAACAGCCTCCACCTCCAAAAGCCCCACACCAGTTGCTGCAGCCTCCACAGCCACCACACCAACAGCCTCCACCTCCAAAAGCCCCACACCAGCTGCTGCAGCCTCCACAGCCACCACACCAACAGCCTCCACCTCCAAAAGCCCCACACCAGCTGCTGCAGCCTCCACAGCCACCACATCAACAGCTTCCACCTCCAAAATGATCCCATAG
- the LOC118401838 gene encoding uncharacterized protein LOC118401838 isoform X2 yields MERSLLGSLIKYNQQPPEPPHQQVKPPQQPHQQVKPPQPPHQQVKPPQPPHQQVKPPQQPHQQVKPPQQPHQQVKPPQPPHQQVKPTQQPHQQVKPPQQPHQQVKPPQQPHQQVKPPQQPHQQVKPPQPPHQQVKPPQPPHQQVKPPQPPHQQVKPPQQPHQQVQPPQPPHQQVKPPQPPHQQVQPTQQAHQKHSPPQPPHQQVKPPQPPHQQVKPPQPPHQRPPQLPHQQVKPPQPPHQRPPQLPHQQVQPPQPPHQRPPQLPHQQVKPPQQPHQQPPPPKAPHQLLQPPQPPHQQPPPPKAPHQLLQPPQPPHQQPPPPKAPHQLLQPPQPPHQQLPPPK; encoded by the exons ATGGAGAGGAGTCTCCTCGGATCCCTCATAAAATACAATCAACAGCCCCCAGAACCACCACACCAGCAGGTGAAGCCTCCACAGCAACCACACCAGCAGGTGAAGCCTCCACAGCCACCACACCAGCAGGTGAAGCCTCCACAGCCACCACACCAGCAGGTGAAGCCTCCACAGCAACCACACCAGCAGGTGAAGCCTCCACAGCAACCACACCAGCAGGTGAAGCCTCCACAGCCACCACACCAGCAGGTGAAGCCTACACAGCAACCACACCAGCAGGTGAAGCCTCCACAGCAACCACACCAGCAGGTGAAGCCTCCACAGCAACCACACCAGCAGGTGAAGCCTCCACAGCAACCACACCAGCAG GTGAAGCCTCCACAGCCACCACACCAGCAGGTGAAGCCTCCACAGCCACCACACCAGCAG GTGAAGCCTCCACAGCCACCACACCAGCAGGTGAAGCCTCCACAGCAACCACACCAGCAGGTGCAGCCTCCACAGCCACCACACCAGCAGGTGAAGCCTCCACAGCCACCACACCAGCAGGTGCAGCCTACACAGCAAGCACACCAAAAACATTCACCTCCACAGCCACCACACCAGCAGGTGAAGCCTCCACAGCCACCACACCAGCAGGTGAAGCCTCCACAGCCACCACACCAGCGGCCTCCACAACTACCACACCAGCAGGTGAAGCCTCCACAGCCACCACACCAGCGGCCTCCACAACTACCACACCAGCAG GTGCAGCCTCCACAGCCACCACACCAGCGGCCTCCACAACTACCACACCAGCAG GTGAAGCCTCCACAGCAACCACACCAACAGCCTCCACCTCCAAAAGCCCCACACCAGTTGCTGCAGCCTCCACAGCCACCACACCAACAGCCTCCACCTCCAAAAGCCCCACACCAGCTGCTGCAGCCTCCACAGCCACCACACCAACAGCCTCCACCTCCAAAAGCCCCACACCAGCTGCTGCAGCCTCCACAGCCACCACATCAACAGCTTCCACCTCCAAAATGA
- the LOC118401838 gene encoding uncharacterized protein LOC118401838 isoform X3 yields MERSLLGSLIKYNQQPPEPPHQQVKPPQQPHQQVKPPQPPHQQVKPPQPPHQQVKPPQQPHQQVKPPQQPHQQVKPPQPPHQQVKPTQQPHQQVKPPQQPHQQVKPPQQPHQQVKPPQPPHQQVKPPQPPHQQVKPPQPPHQQVKPPQQPHQQVQPPQPPHQQVKPPQPPHQQVQPTQQAHQKHSPPQPPHQQVKPPQPPHQQVKPPQPPHQRPPQLPHQQVKPPQPPHQRPPQLPHQQVQPPQPPHQRPPQLPHQQVKPPQQPHQQPPPPKAPHQLLQPPQPPHQQPPPPKAPHQLLQPPQPPHQQPPPPKAPHQLLQPPQPPHQQLPPPK; encoded by the exons ATGGAGAGGAGTCTCCTCGGATCCCTCATAAAATACAATCAACAGCCCCCAGAACCACCACACCAGCAGGTGAAGCCTCCACAGCAACCACACCAGCAGGTGAAGCCTCCACAGCCACCACACCAGCAGGTGAAGCCTCCACAGCCACCACACCAGCAGGTGAAGCCTCCACAGCAACCACACCAGCAGGTGAAGCCTCCACAGCAACCACACCAGCAGGTGAAGCCTCCACAGCCACCACACCAGCAGGTGAAGCCTACACAGCAACCACACCAGCAGGTGAAGCCTCCACAGCAACCACACCAGCAGGTGAAGCCTCCACAGCAACCACACCAGCAG GTGAAGCCTCCACAGCCACCACACCAGCAGGTGAAGCCTCCACAGCCACCACACCAGCAG GTGAAGCCTCCACAGCCACCACACCAGCAGGTGAAGCCTCCACAGCAACCACACCAGCAGGTGCAGCCTCCACAGCCACCACACCAGCAGGTGAAGCCTCCACAGCCACCACACCAGCAGGTGCAGCCTACACAGCAAGCACACCAAAAACATTCACCTCCACAGCCACCACACCAGCAGGTGAAGCCTCCACAGCCACCACACCAGCAGGTGAAGCCTCCACAGCCACCACACCAGCGGCCTCCACAACTACCACACCAGCAGGTGAAGCCTCCACAGCCACCACACCAGCGGCCTCCACAACTACCACACCAGCAG GTGCAGCCTCCACAGCCACCACACCAGCGGCCTCCACAACTACCACACCAGCAG GTGAAGCCTCCACAGCAACCACACCAACAGCCTCCACCTCCAAAAGCCCCACACCAGTTGCTGCAGCCTCCACAGCCACCACACCAACAGCCTCCACCTCCAAAAGCCCCACACCAGCTGCTGCAGCCTCCACAGCCACCACACCAACAGCCTCCACCTCCAAAAGCCCCACACCAGCTGCTGCAGCCTCCACAGCCACCACATCAACAGCTTCCACCTCCAAAATGA
- the LOC118401838 gene encoding uncharacterized protein LOC118401838 isoform X14, which produces MERSLLGSLIKYNQQPPEPPHQQVKPPQQPHQQVKPPQPPHQQVKPPQPPHQQVKPPQQPHQQVKPPQQPHQQVKPPQPPHQQVKPTQQPHQQVKPPQQPHQQVKPPQQPHQQVKPPQQPHQQVKPPQPPHQQVKPPQPPHQQVKPPQPPHQQVKPPQPPHQRPPQLPHQQVKPPQPPHQRPPQLPHQQVQPPQPPHQRPPQLPHQQVKPPQQPHQQPPPPKAPHQLLQPPQPPHQQPPPPKAPHQLLQPPQPPHQQPPPPKAPHQLLQPPQPPHQQLPPPK; this is translated from the exons ATGGAGAGGAGTCTCCTCGGATCCCTCATAAAATACAATCAACAGCCCCCAGAACCACCACACCAGCAGGTGAAGCCTCCACAGCAACCACACCAGCAGGTGAAGCCTCCACAGCCACCACACCAGCAGGTGAAGCCTCCACAGCCACCACACCAGCAGGTGAAGCCTCCACAGCAACCACACCAGCAGGTGAAGCCTCCACAGCAACCACACCAGCAGGTGAAGCCTCCACAGCCACCACACCAGCAGGTGAAGCCTACACAGCAACCACACCAGCAGGTGAAGCCTCCACAGCAACCACACCAGCAGGTGAAGCCTCCACAGCAACCACACCAGCAGGTGAAGCCTCCACAGCAACCACACCAGCAG GTGAAGCCTCCACAGCCACCACACCAGCAGGTGAAGCCTCCACAGCCACCACACCAGCAG GTGAAGCCTCCACAGCCACCACACCAGCAGGTGAAGCCTCCACAGCCACCACACCAGCGGCCTCCACAACTACCACACCAGCAGGTGAAGCCTCCACAGCCACCACACCAGCGGCCTCCACAACTACCACACCAGCAG GTGCAGCCTCCACAGCCACCACACCAGCGGCCTCCACAACTACCACACCAGCAG GTGAAGCCTCCACAGCAACCACACCAACAGCCTCCACCTCCAAAAGCCCCACACCAGTTGCTGCAGCCTCCACAGCCACCACACCAACAGCCTCCACCTCCAAAAGCCCCACACCAGCTGCTGCAGCCTCCACAGCCACCACACCAACAGCCTCCACCTCCAAAAGCCCCACACCAGCTGCTGCAGCCTCCACAGCCACCACATCAACAGCTTCCACCTCCAAAATGA
- the LOC118401838 gene encoding uncharacterized protein LOC118401838 isoform X10 encodes MERSLLGSLIKYNQQPPEPPHQQVKPPQQPHQQVKPPQPPHQQVKPPQQPHQQVKPPQQPHQQVKPPQQPHQQVKPPQQPHQQVKPPQQPHQQVKPPQPPHQQVKPPQPPHQQVKPPQPPHQQVKPPQQPHQQVQPPQPPHQQVKPPQPPHQQVQPTQQAHQKHSPPQPPHQQVKPPQPPHQQVKPPQPPHQRPPQLPHQQVKPPQPPHQRPPQLPHQQVQPPQPPHQRPPQLPHQQVKPPQQPHQQPPPPKAPHQLLQPPQPPHQQPPPPKAPHQLLQPPQPPHQQPPPPKAPHQLLQPPQPPHQQLPPPK; translated from the exons ATGGAGAGGAGTCTCCTCGGATCCCTCATAAAATACAATCAACAGCCCCCAGAACCACCACACCAGCAGGTGAAGCCTCCACAGCAACCACACCAGCAGGTGAAGCCTCCACAGCCACCACACCAGCAG GTGAAGCCTCCACAGCAACCACACCAGCAGGTGAAGCCTCCACAGCAACCACACCAGCAG GTGAAGCCTCCACAGCAACCACACCAGCAGGTGAAGCCTCCACAGCAACCACACCAGCAGGTGAAGCCTCCACAGCAACCACACCAGCAG GTGAAGCCTCCACAGCCACCACACCAGCAGGTGAAGCCTCCACAGCCACCACACCAGCAG GTGAAGCCTCCACAGCCACCACACCAGCAGGTGAAGCCTCCACAGCAACCACACCAGCAGGTGCAGCCTCCACAGCCACCACACCAGCAGGTGAAGCCTCCACAGCCACCACACCAGCAGGTGCAGCCTACACAGCAAGCACACCAAAAACATTCACCTCCACAGCCACCACACCAGCAGGTGAAGCCTCCACAGCCACCACACCAGCAGGTGAAGCCTCCACAGCCACCACACCAGCGGCCTCCACAACTACCACACCAGCAGGTGAAGCCTCCACAGCCACCACACCAGCGGCCTCCACAACTACCACACCAGCAG GTGCAGCCTCCACAGCCACCACACCAGCGGCCTCCACAACTACCACACCAGCAG GTGAAGCCTCCACAGCAACCACACCAACAGCCTCCACCTCCAAAAGCCCCACACCAGTTGCTGCAGCCTCCACAGCCACCACACCAACAGCCTCCACCTCCAAAAGCCCCACACCAGCTGCTGCAGCCTCCACAGCCACCACACCAACAGCCTCCACCTCCAAAAGCCCCACACCAGCTGCTGCAGCCTCCACAGCCACCACATCAACAGCTTCCACCTCCAAAATGA
- the LOC118401838 gene encoding uncharacterized protein LOC118401838 isoform X16, which produces MERSLLGSLIKYNQQPPEPPHQQVKPPQQPHQQVKPPQPPHQQVKPPQPPHQQVKPPQQPHQQVKPPQQPHQQVKPPQPPHQQVKPTQQPHQQVKPPQQPHQQVKPPQQPHQQVKPPQPPHQQVKPPQPPHQQVKPPQPPHQQVKPPQPPHQRPPQLPHQQVKPPQPPHQRPPQLPHQQVQPPQPPHQRPPQLPHQQVKPPQQPHQQPPPPKAPHQLLQPPQPPHQQPPPPKAPHQLLQPPQPPHQQPPPPKAPHQLLQPPQPPHQQLPPPK; this is translated from the exons ATGGAGAGGAGTCTCCTCGGATCCCTCATAAAATACAATCAACAGCCCCCAGAACCACCACACCAGCAGGTGAAGCCTCCACAGCAACCACACCAGCAGGTGAAGCCTCCACAGCCACCACACCAGCAGGTGAAGCCTCCACAGCCACCACACCAGCAGGTGAAGCCTCCACAGCAACCACACCAGCAGGTGAAGCCTCCACAGCAACCACACCAGCAGGTGAAGCCTCCACAGCCACCACACCAGCAGGTGAAGCCTACACAGCAACCACACCAGCAGGTGAAGCCTCCACAGCAACCACACCAGCAGGTGAAGCCTCCACAGCAACCACACCAGCAG GTGAAGCCTCCACAGCCACCACACCAGCAGGTGAAGCCTCCACAGCCACCACACCAGCAG GTGAAGCCTCCACAGCCACCACACCAGCAGGTGAAGCCTCCACAGCCACCACACCAGCGGCCTCCACAACTACCACACCAGCAGGTGAAGCCTCCACAGCCACCACACCAGCGGCCTCCACAACTACCACACCAGCAG GTGCAGCCTCCACAGCCACCACACCAGCGGCCTCCACAACTACCACACCAGCAG GTGAAGCCTCCACAGCAACCACACCAACAGCCTCCACCTCCAAAAGCCCCACACCAGTTGCTGCAGCCTCCACAGCCACCACACCAACAGCCTCCACCTCCAAAAGCCCCACACCAGCTGCTGCAGCCTCCACAGCCACCACACCAACAGCCTCCACCTCCAAAAGCCCCACACCAGCTGCTGCAGCCTCCACAGCCACCACATCAACAGCTTCCACCTCCAAAATGA
- the LOC118401838 gene encoding uncharacterized protein LOC118401838 isoform X6 encodes MERSLLGSLIKYNQQPPEPPHQQVKPPQQPHQQVKPPQPPHQQVKPPQPPHQQVKPPQQPHQQVKPPQQPHQQVKPPQPPHQQVKPTQQPHQQVKPPQQPHQQVKPPQQPHQQVKPPQQPHQQVKPPQPPHQQVKPPQPPHQQVKPPQPPHQQVKPPQQPHQQVQPPQPPHQQVKPPQPPHQQVQPTQQAHQKHSPPQPPHQQVKPPQPPHQQVKPPQPPHQRPPQLPHQQVQPPQPPHQRPPQLPHQQVKPPQQPHQQPPPPKAPHQLLQPPQPPHQQPPPPKAPHQLLQPPQPPHQQPPPPKAPHQLLQPPQPPHQQLPPPK; translated from the exons ATGGAGAGGAGTCTCCTCGGATCCCTCATAAAATACAATCAACAGCCCCCAGAACCACCACACCAGCAGGTGAAGCCTCCACAGCAACCACACCAGCAGGTGAAGCCTCCACAGCCACCACACCAGCAGGTGAAGCCTCCACAGCCACCACACCAGCAGGTGAAGCCTCCACAGCAACCACACCAGCAGGTGAAGCCTCCACAGCAACCACACCAGCAGGTGAAGCCTCCACAGCCACCACACCAGCAGGTGAAGCCTACACAGCAACCACACCAGCAGGTGAAGCCTCCACAGCAACCACACCAGCAGGTGAAGCCTCCACAGCAACCACACCAGCAGGTGAAGCCTCCACAGCAACCACACCAGCAG GTGAAGCCTCCACAGCCACCACACCAGCAGGTGAAGCCTCCACAGCCACCACACCAGCAG GTGAAGCCTCCACAGCCACCACACCAGCAGGTGAAGCCTCCACAGCAACCACACCAGCAGGTGCAGCCTCCACAGCCACCACACCAGCAGGTGAAGCCTCCACAGCCACCACACCAGCAGGTGCAGCCTACACAGCAAGCACACCAAAAACATTCACCTCCACAGCCACCACACCAGCAGGTGAAGCCTCCACAGCCACCACACCAGCAGGTGAAGCCTCCACAGCCACCACACCAGCGGCCTCCACAACTACCACACCAGCAG GTGCAGCCTCCACAGCCACCACACCAGCGGCCTCCACAACTACCACACCAGCAG GTGAAGCCTCCACAGCAACCACACCAACAGCCTCCACCTCCAAAAGCCCCACACCAGTTGCTGCAGCCTCCACAGCCACCACACCAACAGCCTCCACCTCCAAAAGCCCCACACCAGCTGCTGCAGCCTCCACAGCCACCACACCAACAGCCTCCACCTCCAAAAGCCCCACACCAGCTGCTGCAGCCTCCACAGCCACCACATCAACAGCTTCCACCTCCAAAATGA